From the Methanobrevibacter sp. genome, one window contains:
- a CDS encoding DUF2096 domain-containing protein, whose product MSLPSEQNWLVLNNLLKDLTKRGHEIPSGINPEMGLIRSSISSYHRDPTHPELINGLAKAEMSLNNIQGTLLTIAEEKEGEEYADYWLDLLKQVMQGKKVFEFADSRSKFLVNAPPGLTTGRINLKVPLAEERVQEIAEWHGLIIEFNDDVTVELHGDKEDLKIGLKEMGSFFLEQ is encoded by the coding sequence ATGAGTTTGCCATCTGAACAAAATTGGTTAGTTCTTAATAATCTATTAAAAGATTTAACTAAAAGGGGACATGAAATCCCTTCTGGAATTAACCCTGAGATGGGATTAATTAGGTCTTCAATTAGTTCATATCATAGAGATCCTACCCATCCAGAATTGATTAATGGTTTGGCAAAAGCAGAAATGTCTTTAAATAATATTCAAGGGACTCTTTTAACAATAGCGGAAGAAAAAGAAGGCGAAGAGTATGCTGATTATTGGCTTGACTTATTAAAGCAGGTCATGCAAGGTAAAAAAGTATTTGAGTTTGCAGATTCTCGATCAAAATTTTTAGTAAATGCACCTCCAGGTTTGACAACTGGTAGGATTAACTTAAAAGTGCCTTTAGCTGAAGAAAGAGTTCAAGAAATTGCAGAGTGGCACGGACTTATCATAGAATTTAATGATGATGTGACTGTTGAATTACATGGTGATAAAGAAGATCTCAAAATTGGACTAAAAGAAATGGGATCATTCTTTTTAGAACAATGA
- a CDS encoding DUF749 domain-containing protein yields MFVATLDGIFKYSDLPEEYERYVQFKATIDKREIKPNDEIAILNIAGTTTHHVLFLDSYKSTSEIENELKDADAKINHTTLKILGGHL; encoded by the coding sequence TTTAAATATTCAGACCTTCCAGAAGAATATGAACGTTATGTTCAGTTTAAAGCAACTATTGATAAAAGAGAAATTAAACCTAATGATGAAATTGCAATTTTAAACATTGCAGGTACTACTACTCATCATGTATTATTCTTAGATTCTTACAAAAGCACTAGTGAAATTGAAAATGAATTAAAAGACGCTGATGCAAAAATCAATCATACTACTTTAAAAATCTTAGGTGGACATTTATGA
- a CDS encoding metallophosphoesterase, with protein MVKILAISDVHGEENENLYTYLNNNDVDLVLILGDITDFGPLEFVETFINKVADCGVDVIAIPGNCDPNGICNAINDVSFCLHNNIIAYGDAILFGFGGSNPTPFDTPGEMDDDKIYRQVYDLLANYDYVYNSDVPKVKILVTHAPPFNTAADRVENGEHVGSPGILKSIHEFEPQINLCGHIHEAKSLSKIGKTTDVANPGMLKDNGAVLIDVKDGSNYDIDIISLE; from the coding sequence ATGGTTAAAATATTAGCTATTAGTGATGTTCATGGAGAAGAAAATGAAAATCTATATACCTATTTAAATAATAATGATGTGGATTTGGTTTTAATTTTAGGGGATATTACTGATTTCGGACCTCTTGAATTTGTTGAAACTTTTATTAATAAAGTAGCAGATTGCGGAGTGGACGTAATTGCAATTCCAGGTAATTGTGACCCTAATGGAATTTGTAATGCAATTAATGATGTTTCCTTCTGTCTTCATAATAATATTATCGCATATGGTGATGCTATATTATTTGGTTTTGGTGGATCTAATCCGACCCCATTTGATACACCTGGTGAAATGGATGATGATAAGATATATAGGCAAGTTTATGATTTATTAGCTAATTATGATTATGTTTATAATTCTGATGTGCCTAAAGTAAAAATCTTAGTTACTCATGCACCTCCATTCAATACTGCAGCAGATAGAGTTGAAAATGGAGAACATGTAGGCAGTCCGGGAATTTTAAAATCCATTCACGAATTTGAACCTCAAATCAATTTATGTGGACATATTCACGAAGCAAAATCTTTAAGTAAAATTGGAAAAACTACTGATGTGGCAAACCCTGGAATGCTTAAAGACAATGGTGCTGTTTTAATTGATGTTAAAGACGGCTCAAATTATGATATAGATATTATTTCATTAGAATAA